A window of Candidatus Zixiibacteriota bacterium contains these coding sequences:
- a CDS encoding DUF2723 domain-containing protein: MENNKADRLNWIIAGAVTLISLIVYLKTLAVSISLWDCGEFVACSRIFGVAHPPGTPLFIIFGRIFSLIPFAGDVAYRINLVSALSSAFAVGFSYLILSKVIGWWLDKKETIWDRLPAYLGGFVGALVMAFSRTWWTNAVEAEVYGLTSLLSIAVVYLAVVWYERRQEPRSDKLVFLMIFLAVLGVAAHLAAYLVMPAVFLFIFLSSRRLLVQPLVWISVLCAMLLAIDYNLFFTVILIWSAISLIGAFATRKYFWRWAAAFSVCAALAFSIQYTTLFRAQERPRINMTNANTIERMNDYLARKQYGQGNMITRMFDRRGELANQFGDYPRMGMLGFWEDQYSPPSAPFIIWFVVGLFGLYFALHKKWKVGLLIFLLVLAGTVGITLYMNFADGTEVMQDPNAKLEVRDRDYFWTHGFAMFGWAIGLGVAALLYSAQNFLRSRENMQKLVIPVTLLFCLTIFIPALGYTKNHYYNNRSGEWMPYQFAYDLLSILEPNAVLFTAGDNDTYPLWALQEAYGMRQDVKIINLSLANVDWYVLHCMEVFGAPMSVSHEQVEVVENVTPTGNEELRPEKPYYDQFDNRLVYFGTRPIRDPGTGRVTDIIEMAQLTIESVIQATLEQRGDTLIMNTPVYFTSLTDPVRKMRYTNLLQNMERVAYLYKIKDTVIVGETKPPSPMYPYHYNVDRSYDLYANQFIFEGMGEPEVARGEFTTMMVYRYYSTEYATLIDSLKARNDTTRLVTIIDKAVETVPEFHEVPDWRMLKDSLLGNTERSLTDYQNEYVEYMRLLLDYHPYNFYYKQFISEVLLDMGQAKNDDDLTREALSYLQSGYHDNPNSEWMFEGLLKGSVAIRDTSRLEKLMREYIASGVPQPFRPVFLLAADYLEEKSVENLTTLMAGYFRASGKDPFVFKELVKYTMAKKDIEATVALQKLYFEIHPDDHESMQWLLQMFPAAEDEAPSS; encoded by the coding sequence ATGGAGAATAATAAAGCTGATCGCCTGAACTGGATTATCGCCGGGGCGGTGACTCTGATATCCCTGATAGTTTACCTGAAAACCCTGGCCGTATCGATATCACTATGGGACTGCGGAGAGTTTGTCGCCTGCTCGCGGATTTTCGGAGTTGCTCATCCGCCGGGCACACCGCTGTTTATTATTTTCGGACGGATTTTCTCTTTGATTCCGTTTGCCGGGGATGTCGCTTACAGGATCAACCTGGTGTCGGCCCTGTCATCAGCTTTCGCGGTCGGATTTTCCTATTTAATTCTTTCCAAAGTTATTGGCTGGTGGCTCGATAAAAAGGAAACCATCTGGGACAGACTGCCCGCTTACCTGGGTGGATTCGTCGGGGCACTTGTTATGGCCTTTTCACGCACATGGTGGACCAACGCTGTCGAAGCGGAAGTCTACGGGCTGACATCGCTTCTGTCAATCGCAGTCGTCTACCTGGCGGTGGTCTGGTACGAGCGCAGGCAGGAGCCACGCAGTGACAAGCTTGTCTTTTTAATGATCTTTCTGGCCGTGCTGGGTGTTGCCGCTCATCTCGCGGCCTACCTGGTTATGCCGGCCGTGTTTTTGTTTATATTTTTATCCTCGCGCCGATTGCTGGTACAGCCATTGGTCTGGATTTCGGTCCTCTGTGCCATGTTGCTGGCCATAGATTACAACCTGTTTTTTACAGTCATCCTGATCTGGTCGGCAATATCATTGATCGGCGCATTCGCCACACGAAAATATTTCTGGCGCTGGGCGGCCGCTTTTTCGGTCTGCGCCGCGCTGGCTTTTTCGATCCAGTATACCACCCTGTTTCGGGCCCAGGAAAGGCCTCGAATCAATATGACAAACGCCAATACAATAGAACGTATGAATGATTACCTGGCTCGAAAGCAGTACGGCCAGGGCAATATGATCACCCGTATGTTCGATCGTCGAGGGGAGCTGGCTAACCAGTTCGGTGATTATCCCCGCATGGGTATGCTGGGGTTCTGGGAAGACCAGTATTCTCCGCCATCGGCACCATTTATTATCTGGTTCGTAGTGGGGCTTTTTGGGCTTTACTTCGCTCTTCATAAAAAGTGGAAGGTGGGACTGCTGATATTCCTCCTCGTACTGGCCGGTACGGTCGGGATAACGCTCTACATGAATTTTGCCGACGGTACCGAGGTTATGCAGGATCCCAACGCCAAGCTCGAGGTGCGTGACCGTGACTATTTCTGGACCCATGGTTTCGCCATGTTCGGCTGGGCGATCGGGCTGGGAGTTGCCGCGCTGTTATACTCAGCTCAAAACTTTTTACGCTCGCGTGAGAATATGCAGAAGCTGGTGATCCCGGTTACGTTACTGTTCTGCCTGACGATATTCATCCCGGCTTTAGGATATACAAAAAACCATTACTACAACAATCGTTCAGGAGAGTGGATGCCGTATCAGTTCGCCTACGATCTGCTGAGCATCCTCGAACCAAATGCTGTCCTGTTCACTGCCGGAGACAACGACACTTACCCGCTTTGGGCCTTGCAGGAGGCCTACGGTATGCGCCAGGATGTCAAGATCATCAACCTCTCCCTGGCAAATGTGGACTGGTATGTCCTTCATTGTATGGAGGTGTTCGGTGCGCCGATGAGTGTCAGTCATGAACAGGTCGAGGTTGTTGAGAACGTAACCCCGACCGGCAACGAAGAGCTCCGGCCGGAGAAACCATATTACGATCAGTTCGATAACCGTTTGGTTTATTTCGGTACGCGCCCGATCCGCGATCCCGGTACAGGCAGGGTGACGGATATAATCGAGATGGCGCAATTGACGATCGAAAGCGTAATCCAGGCCACACTCGAACAACGGGGCGATACGCTGATTATGAATACCCCGGTTTATTTCACCAGCCTTACAGATCCGGTACGTAAGATGCGCTACACTAACCTGCTCCAGAACATGGAACGCGTGGCCTATCTATATAAAATCAAGGATACAGTAATAGTCGGCGAGACGAAACCTCCGTCACCAATGTATCCATATCATTACAATGTCGACCGTAGTTATGACCTGTATGCCAACCAGTTCATATTCGAAGGTATGGGTGAGCCGGAAGTCGCCAGGGGCGAGTTTACCACGATGATGGTTTACCGCTATTACAGTACTGAGTATGCCACACTGATTGACAGCCTGAAGGCTCGCAACGATACGACCCGCCTGGTTACGATCATCGACAAGGCGGTGGAGACTGTTCCGGAATTCCATGAGGTCCCGGATTGGCGCATGCTCAAAGACAGCCTTCTGGGCAACACCGAGCGCTCATTGACGGATTACCAGAACGAATATGTTGAATATATGCGGCTGCTTCTGGATTATCATCCGTACAACTTCTATTACAAACAGTTCATCTCTGAGGTGCTGCTGGATATGGGTCAGGCGAAAAACGATGATGACCTGACTCGTGAAGCACTGTCTTACCTTCAATCCGGCTATCATGACAATCCCAACAGCGAATGGATGTTCGAGGGTCTGTTGAAGGGCAGTGTGGCGATTCGTGATACTTCCAGATTGGAAAAATTGATGCGCGAGTATATTGCGTCAGGGGTTCCCCAGCCCTTTCGTCCGGTGTTCTTGCTGGCCGCGGACTATCTCGAAGAGAAATCCGTGGAAAATTTGACCACCCTGATGGCGGGTTATTTTCGTGCTTCCGGAAAGGACCCGTTTGTCTTCAAGGAACTGGTCAAGTACACCATGGCCAAGAAAGATATAGAGGCGACAGTCGCTTTACAGAAGCTCTATTTTGAAATCCATCCAGACGATCATGAGTCGATGCAGTGGCTCTTGCAGATGTTTCCGGCCGCTGAAGATGAAGCGCCGTCGAGCTAA